tcTACAACCTCGaaaggaccaatgtaccttggactcaacttgcccttctttccaaatctcatcacacccttcatgggtgaaaccttaagtagaaccctctctccaaccataaactctaaatcacgaatctttcgatctgcataactcttttgcctactctaagccatgagaagtctatcttggatcaacttgaccttgtccaaggactccctcaataaatctgtaccccatggtctaacctcaaatgcatcaaaccagccaattggagatcgacatctcctGCCATACAGAgtctcaaatggtgccatctcaatgctcgagtgaaaactattattgtaagcaaactccgctAGAGGAAAGAACTGATCCCAgtgaccaccaaagtcaatcacacacacccgcaacatgtcctcaagaacctgaatagtcctctcagactgaccatcagtctgagggtgaaaggctgtATTAAGATCCACCCGAGTGCCCAACTCTTTCTGCATTGACCGccagaaatgagatgtaaattgagtgccacgatctgaaataatagaaataggaaccccatgcaaacgaactatctctcgaatatagattttggctaacttctctgaatTATAGGTCgtctgaactggtacaaagtgtgcagacttagtcagtcgatccacaatgacccatatagcatcaaacttacccaaagTACATGGCaatcctaccacaaagtccatagcaatacgctcccacttccactcaggtataGGCATCCTCTGTGTCACACCtccaggcttttggtgttcatacttcacttgctgacaattcagacactgagatacaaaatctactatgtccctcttcatacgacaccaccaataatgttgcttcaagtcacgagacatcttagtagcccccggatgaatagagtacctcgaactatgagcctcctccatgatcaatctagtcaaatcacctgtacGAGGGACACACATAcgacccttaatcctcaaaactccctcactatcaagaattgcagccttggcttctccttttaaaaccttgtccctaatcttacataaatcaccatcatcaaactgttgagcccgaatctgctccaacaaggatgacctagcctccatataagccaacaccttaccagattctgaaatatcaagtctcacaaagctattggccaAGGATTGGACATCCCTAGATAAAGGACGCTCGCCAACCTGTAACAtggctagactacccatacttaccgcattccgactcaaggcatctgctacaacatttgctttgcctgggtgataaagaatagtcatatcgtagtctttgagcaactccaaccatcttctctgcctcaaatttagatccctctgtttgaatatatactggagactacgatgatctgtgaacacctcacaatgcacaccataaagataatgcctccaaatctttaatgcaaacacaatagtcgccaactctaaatcatgaatagggtagttcttctcatgaacctttaactgcctcgaagcataagctatcacccttcccttctgcatcaacacacaaccaagaccaatccgagaagcatcacaatatacaacaaaaccctctccctccacgggtagggtcaaaatcggagcagtagtcaataaagtcttgagcttttggaaactaacctcacattcgtacgaccactgaaaagtcacctccttctgtgtcaatctagttaatggagatgcaatggatgagaaatcctcaacaaaccgtcgataataacctgcaaggcccaagaaactccgaatctcagtaaCTGAAGCAGGTCTGACCCAATAtctaaccgcctcaatcttcttaagatccaccatgataccctccttggacactacatgtcccaagaatgctaccgaactaagccaaaactcacactttgaaaactttgcataaagcttcttctcctttagaatcccaagaacaatcctcaaatgatgctcgtgttcctccttagtgcgtgagtatatcaatatatcatctatgaagacaataacaaaggaatctaaatatggtttgaacactccattcatcaagtccataaaagctgctggggcattagtcaatccgaaagacatcaccaaaaactcgtaatgaccataacgtgttCGAAAAGCCATTTTAGggatatcctccgccctaaccttcagctgatgattgccagatctcaaatcgatcttggagaaaactgaagcatcctgcaactgatcaaacaagtcatcaatacaAGGTATCGGGTACTTATTTCTGATggtcaccttattcaattgtcgatagtcaatacacatacgcatagacccatctttcttcttcacaaacaacactggagcaccccaaggagatacacttggtctaataaaacctttgctcaacaaatccCGCAGctgctccttcaactctttcaattcagctggtgccatacgataaggaggaatggaaataggccgagtgcctggctccacatcaataaaaaaatcaatatctcgatctggtggaagacctggcaaatcgttcggaaatacttctgaaaattcactcactactggaatagactcaagcataggagCCTCAATACTAGTATCTCGAATGTGGGCCAAGTACgccaaacatcctctctgtaccaactgacgagccttaaggaatgatatcacacccttagaaggATGACTAAGAGTACCTCTCCATTCCACTATAGGAATTCTaggcatagctaaagtgatggtcttggcatgacaatttaaaattgcgtggtaagaagataaccaatccataccaagaatcacatcaaaatctatcatttcTAAGACCTTTAAATCTGCATGAGTGTCATACCCCATCAAAGTAACAGTACATAAATGATACACTTGATCTACAACTACAGAATCCACGACAGGATTAGAAACACGTATcggcaaatcaagagactcacacaatatatctagactaggagcaaaatatgtggacacataagaataagtagagcctggatcaaata
The DNA window shown above is from Solanum lycopersicum chromosome 11, SLM_r2.1 and carries:
- the LOC138339686 gene encoding uncharacterized protein is translated as MAQAGALPVTSDGSQTRVGGQTPDPIVSPDSQTPRTQPAVAVAPRLDSMEFPDMTSHLMTGSAKQRWRDYIRSRPAGSHPLSWTEFTQNGRGSSHSGRGGSPSGRGGGRGGSQSDGGSTYSYVSTYFAPSLDILCESLDLPIRVSNPVVDSVVVDQVYHLCTVTLMGYDTHADLKVLEMIDFDVILGMDWLSSYHAILNCHAKTITLAMPRIPIVEWRGTLSHPSKGVISFLKARQLVQRGCLAYLAHIRDTSIEAPMLESIPVVSEFSEVFPNDLPGTRPISIPPYRMAPAELKELKEQLRDLLSKGFIRPSVSPWGAPVLFVKKKDGSMRMCIDYRQLNKVTIRNKYPIPCIDDLFDQLQDASVFSKIDLRSGNHQLKVRAEDIPKMAFRTRYVSKEGIMVDLKKIEAVRYWVRPASVTEIRSFLGLAGKANVVADALSRNAVSMGSLAMLQVGERPLSRDVQSLANSFVRLDISESGKQVKYEHQKPGGVTQRMPIPEWKWERIAMDFVVGLPCTLGKFDAIWVIVDRLTKSAHFVPVQTTYNSEKLAKIYIREIVRLHGVPISIISDRGTQFTSHFWRSMQKELGTRVDLNTAFHPQTDGQSERTIQVLEDMLRVCVIDFGGHWDQFFPLAEFAYNNSFHSSIEMAPFETLYGRRCRSPIGWFDAFEGVMRFGKKGKLSPRYIGPFEVVERIGEVAYQLALPPRLSGVHPNLTFEEEPITILDRQIRKLRSKEIASVKVQWKHRPVEEATWETEADMRSKYPHLF